TCGTTTTTATGCCTTTATGGATCTtataaggttttattccttatgtTGTTATTGTACTTGCTTGTTTATCTATTAAAGATTTAAGTgtttttataataaataaaaactaaaccaaacaaaaaaaattaacacaaatgtatataatttgtttttttggcttaaaatattatttagccCTCGATCTACTAACAAATCTATTTAGCTGttgatttattatttgatcacattttGGCCCCTAAACTATCTCAATTTGTGAAATTTCATCAAGTTTAAATGGAGACTTGACAAAACCGTTATCATCTTGATATATGGTGATATTTTGATGTATGGACTTAACACGTCGCACGTTTTAAAATCTATTTGCCATAGATTTTCTTATGTAAAAATAGTTAATTAGattgaaaaaagaaataaaataaaaataaatacctaaactaaaatttatcaagtccaAGTGTCAAAACATCATCATGTGTCAAATATAATAGTTCTATTaaatcttcattaaaattaaatgaaatttcaccaattaggATAGATATGAGACAAACGCGACTAAATAATAGGTCAAaagccaaatgataaaattctAGATACATCGAGCCCCAAATAGcggtttaagttttttttttctttgttgggaaaaatgtaaataattaataaaaacctCTTTTGGCGTGAGTGGTCCTAATAAAGCAAATGTATTGATGAATGGTGTAGCACATGGGCTTCTATTGAATTTAGGAACACAAAAGAATGGGATTTCAAAACCTATCCATTAGGTTATGTGTACATGTACTGCTTATTTCATACGtcaaacaatttatttatttaattagtagTACTAATTTATTTAAGAAAAACCATCTTCTTTtaagataataaaaaaacttGAGTCATTACTCATTCTTCAATTTATTAGTTTAATTTAACCATATTTCTAAATATTACAGAATTCAATCAAgtatagtaatttttttttttttttttttggcagaGTCTATTGTATAGTCATAATATtgggataaaaaaattaaacccaCTTTGGGTACATTTTGGTAATCTAAAAAGAGTAAATTTAATTGCGAAAGTGCCCTCCCTATCTAAAACATGATATTTCATTCACCTTGAGATTTCACATTTAGGAGAATAGCCTAATTGTTCAATTTCCCAACTCAGCTTCGGTGCAACTATTTCATGGCGTGGATAGTACTCCTAAAATAAGcaagtaaataaaaaataaaaaaattgaggaTGAAATTGTAATTAAAGTAAATTAAGTGGATGTTTTTGTAAAATTACCTCCATTTTCTTGACCAAGTCTTTAGGGGTAGGGGCAGAAAGTATAATATGACGTGCAGATGGGCTAATAAAGGCTTCCTCTACTGCTTTGTCAATGAATGACAACAATGAGTTATAATATCCATCCACATTCAATAATCCCACCTGCATTGTTCATTCCATGTGTTTTAGCCCCAAATCTACATTAAATTATTTACAAAGTAGAGTTCTCAAATCTTAATTTTGAATAATCCAAGGGagtaaagtataaaaataaactttatagTTTCACGTATTTATAATATGTCTTTGTGctttaaaattttacaaataCAGATATGAGAGGTTTTctctatttataaataaaatcaaatttacGTACGATAtcaaacatttaaaataaacCTTCAGTTAGTGAATTTAAAGAAAATTGACTTTTGGAAATGGATGAAACCTTTAACCTgtatttataaactttttaaacacataaatatttttacaaataatttttgtaattatcTCTAAGAAAAATAGATAAGAAATTTACCGGTTTATCATGGATACCAAGTTGAGCCCATGTTATGACTTCAAGTAGCTCCTCAAGTGTTCCATAACCACCTAAAATGATTAACCATTAAATGTTATATTTTGTAAtctaatattataaattagagATGTGAATCCGATTATGATAATCGTAATCATAATcgtgttatgttatgttatttaTAGAGATGTGAATCCGATTATGATAATCGTAATCATAATcgtgttatgttatgttatttatatatttcattttattatatatgatataaatgtaatttttacatgcttattaaggtgcatgtgatcaaaactGGTGTTATTAATACCGCTATTCAGAATCATAAAGTATTTTCATtcgaacataaaaaaaaaaaagggtacCATTATTTCCAGAACATTCAGTTTTTTGAAACTTCTAACTTCCAAACCTATTAAGTTCCGTTCTCATAGGATAGTTACTGAGTAAGTTAAAAACATTAGCAAGAAAATTTCAATATCTCCAATTTTGAATCTGAAACAAACATAAGGTCATAGCAGCCTTCCAAATATAGAAACTAAAAAGTCAACAATTTTTTTGGAATTACGAAACTATACGTAATgaagaaaattgaaaatgaaagcTTGTTATGATAGTTAGGAAAAGGACCAAATTGGTAGAAGAGTCTAAAATAATGTTTGGGTGGTTAAATTATTGGTATGGTAGAATTAATCACATCACATGCTATGAAAGTCTATTACAATGAAAAAGAGCCTAATTTTGAGTTTTTTAGAGGTCTGATTTtggacatttttgtgtgaaatgTGAATTGATATAAAGCCCAACCCATTCTATAGCTTACCATTTTAGGACAACCTTACCTTATTTACTCATTCATTAGTCAACATTCAATTTCAAGTACCAAACCCCATTCAACTCTTTAAAGTTTAAggttcattatttatttatattgtcTGCTTTTTTCCCACCACCACAAaaagtattatttctttttctttttctttttaatataaatgatttaattttataaaataataaagaaaataagaatATAAAACAACGAACCAGGTAAAGCAATGAAGGCATCAGAATTTCTAGCCATTTCAGCCTTCCTTTGGTGCATATCAGCAACTGCCTTCACTTCCCCTACTGTTTCTCCTGTTATCTGCATGCATTTCTTTTTACATCAActcaataataaaataataactaaACAAATTATTTCTTTAATTTCAGGATTAACTAGTCCTAAATCACTAAATATCGTGTAATAGTCTAAAATTAGTATAATTAGGTATCATTATAGAAATTTTTCAGTCTATTATGATCTAAAACCAACACATTTGTAAAGTAGTAGAAATTTTCCAAAGAAATATGAGAATATGTAATACTAttaatatacattttttttatatattttagagTATCTCACACATCAGCAATACATCATCGATTATAGAATTCACTTAATAATTACTAAATTACATAAAacatattatttaaattagtaatatactatcatattatttttaaattaaaaaaaaacgcaAAAGTAATGATGGGGTGACAGAAGTGGTGGGGTCATATGAGAGTGATAAAggttaaaaaaataagaaaaatacaaaTGAAGAAAGATATTATGGTCTTGAGAAATTAAAAAAGACAAAATGTTGGGGAAATTCGTGAAGCAAGTTGAGTCTGGATAATAAAGGAGAGGCACAAATTTAATTAAACCACGAgactaatttaattaaataattcatTTTGTGATATTGATTATGATAATGATAGTGCTACATCTAGTTGAAAACATAATGGTACCTCTCTAGGCATGAGTGTCTTTGGGATAACTCTGcacataataaattataaaaattataaaataaaattgaaaaaaataaaataaagagagagagagagagagcaaagAAGAAGTAAATGTCTGACCCAAtgacaaattgaaaaaaaataaagatatagCGAAGAAGAGGTAAATGTCAAACCCAATGACATGGCGGCCACCATCAAAAACAGCCTGAGATATCAAACCCATCAAACCAACACTTCCTCCTCCATAGACCAGATCAATATTTCTTCTTACctgcatttttatttatttttaaactacattaattttcaatcaacaaaaaaataataaattggtAGATAtaagagaaaaaaagaagaagaaaaagaaaccaATTCATTTCCAAGTTGAATAGCAGCATCTTTGTAAGTAGTTTTGTTGCCAGGGCTACTACCACAAAACACACAAATTCTTTTGAATTTTGATTGCTTATCTTCCATttctattctattctattcaaacaagaaaatatGTGAAAAGTGAGAGAGAGTTTTTGGTTTTAAGGGTTCATGCATATATATAAGGGCACGAGCTGATTTCAATGGTGTTTGTTTTCAGTTCATTAGTGTTTGGACTTTTATGGAGACTAATTTAATTTCATTTACATCACTTTTTGTCCTACTTTCCTCACAGACCAATCAGATTTGCCTCCCACTGTTCCTTTCTGTTCAGTTTAGAGGTAacgcatatttattttaatatttctaCATTTctgttaggttttttttttaattttatttagggagaattacaaaactagcaccttttaaggtgttagttttcttttctaactccttttgaaaaactaaccaaaactaacatatttcattaaataaatTTCAAGTTTGTCATCGTCTCTAACATTTCGATCTTCCATCTCTCTAACCTAACACTCCgctatctctctctctaacttaccGGAGATTCATTGCGCAAATCTGTACATTTCATCCGACGAATCTCTCTAACTTCGAGTGGATATGGCAAGAACACGAAGCTCAGACAACAAATCTAATTCAGAAGGAAGGACGAAAAAAAAGGTAATtaacttgactttacatttgcgattctctcttatattgtatttACATTTGATGGGTTCTTGTATTGTATGTACATTTGTTGGGTTTGAGAAGGAATCTTTCGTTTCGTTTACTTCTTCTTGTGTTAGGGTTATCTGGTGTGAGGAAATCGGTCGGTTTGGTCGACATGCGTCGATATCTATGTTCTATCGACAACCTAATTGTCGATAATACATAGATATAGACAACCTAATTGTCGATGGAATATAGATTTCCACACCCtaattgccgatagaacatagATATAGACAGCCTAATTGTCGATAGAACATAGATATCGACGACCTAATGGTCGATATCTCTCTTATTTTAGCCTATGTTAGCTTATTTTAGCTCAACATTTTCATTAGTTTAATTGTATGTTAGCTGATGATATATCTACAATAAATTTCAGCATGATCGTAGACACAAGAGGAAGAGATATGAGCATGTCTCTTCTTCCAAGAAAGCCAATGAGGGTTctgaatataaatacaaaaaagcatTTGGAACGGAAAGCGTCATCACAACTAGGTGCAACTTAGAAGCAGCAAAACATATAATGGGCAGTTTAACACAAAACCAAGTAAAGCTATTTAGGCAGAGTTGCTTCAGGCAGTATTGTGAGATGACCAATACATTATTTGCAGGAGTCCTTTGtcatacccttttaacaagGGAGATCAGATGTGAAGACCTTAAACCTAGGGAGCTTTGCTTCAAAGTTAGAGGTGTTGAGTTGAGATTTGgggattgggagtttggactcCTAAGTGGGTTACGGTTTGGAGACATGGAAGCATTTAGGGAAAGGTATAGTGCGCTAAATAAGCCGGATAGATTTAGGAAGAAGTTTTTTTCACACTACCCTACACCAACCTTTAGAGACGTGGACACAATTATGAAGCAAACTGTTTGGAAGAATGAATCTGATCAGGATGCAGTTTCATTTGCCATGTTGTACTTTGTCATTGGTTGTGCGTTGGATAACACTGCCACGAAACAAGCTCTTCCTTGGGTTTTGGAACTTGCTGAATTTCCAACATTGTTTAACGAGTTCTCGTGGGGTGTTGTGGCCTGGGATGTGACCTACAGTTCTCTTGTTAATGGGATGATTAGTGGAAAAGTCTGAATTGATCAGTTACGTGCTTATAGGGATGGTTTGAGGACTAACCGTGTCTCATTCAACCTATATGGTTTTGCACACATACTTCAGGTATGATGTGTGTATATTCTATATACTAGAAATGTTAGTAATAGGCATAAATAATGAATTGGATATTTGTTGCAGGCTTGGTTGTTTGAAGTATGGGATGCCACCCACGAATGGTTCGTGAAGTCAGGCAATAGCATCCCATGATGGCTACGATGGAAAAAGACCGGTATCCCTACATTGGCCAAAGTTAAAGCCATTTTTGACGTAAGTTGACCAAACATTATGCCGATTTCGACAATATTATGCCGATATCGACAATAAGGTTGCAGATATTGTGCCGATATCGATAATATTATGCTATACATCTTATTGACTTGTTTATTTGTACATGTGTATTTTTAGTCGGGTAAAGAACCAAATGCAATGAAACTTGCAACTGAAGATAGGGAGAAAGAAAGCTCCTGGTATCAACATCTAGTAGACCATGTGGATGGTCGGCCGTGTAATTATGACCATTTGTTTACCGATTTGGAAAAGGGGCAAGAGGAGGAAAAGGATGAAGGCATGGAAGAGGAGGGAGAGGAGGAATTAGGTAGATATGAAGGAGGAGGGGATGATGCAGAGGATGACAATGAATCTGAGACTGATAATGAAGAAGGCAAACTGACACCGAAAATGATGAAAATGTCTTCATTGTCTCTCACAGAGTACCTGTCTAGAAGAAGAAACAATCTGGTTTGGAACGACTAATGAGGAGGTTGTTTGCTGAGCATGAGaagaaaataaatgaacaatTTGGTGAGCAAGAGAAGAAAATAAATGAACAGTTTGCTGCCTTTGTAAAAAGATTGTCCGTTGTAGAACGTGATGTGCAGCAACTGAAGGCACAACGGGATGTGGAACATGGGATGTATGCGGGGGTGGTGGATATGGAGGAGAGTGAGAGGGAGAGTGAGAAGAAAGAGATGGATGAGGAGGAGATGGGGAGGAGAAGAAAGAGGATGAGGAGAATGAGGGGAaggagggggagaagaaagaagaggaggagagggAGAGGAATATGGAGATGggggagagggagaagaaagaagaggaggagagggagagggagagggaggagaaagagaaggaggagatggagaggaagagggagagggagaagaaagagaaggaggagatggagaggaagatggagagggagaagaaagagaaggaggagatggagaggaagatggagagggaggagagggagaagaaagagggggaggagaaggagaagaaagaggatgaggagaaggaggagagggagagggaggagaaagagaaggaggagatggagaggaagagggagagggagaagaaagagaaggaggagatggagaggaagatggagagggaggagagggagaagaaagagggggaggagaaggagaagaaagaggatgaggagaaggagaagaaagaggAAGAGGGAGAAACAACAGAAGGAGAAAGAGCAAAGTGAGCAGGAGatggaaatggagagggagagGGAGCAGAAGGAGATTGAAATGGAGAGGGAGAGGAAAAGGATGGAGATGGAGAGGCAAATTGGGTCTACACTTGCTATTATTGAGATTGATGTAAGTTTGTTTTTAACTTTTAACTTGGTGCTGTGATGATATCGACAACATAGAATATCGATATAATATGTGTTTCTACTTGGTTTGCTGTTTTAACAGGATGAGAGCCATGCCGGCCATGATGCTGACATAAATCATGGACAACTTACTCTTTTGGTTAACCAGGTTGTCCAATCATCTTTACATACGCGTCAAGACAAAGGAGAAATAGAATATTTGACTATTGAGGATAAACATGAGGAGGAAAGGAAGGGCaaaagaggaggaagaggagggaGAGGAGGGAGAGTAAGGGAAGCGGGAGGAAGGGATGGCAGAGGAAGGgaaagaagaggaggaagaggaagggATGGTAAAAGTAGGGAGGAAGTTGAAGTGAAAGGGAGACCCAAATGAGAAAGGAAAGCTGGGAAAGACCGCAAGTCACCCTTCACTGATCCTCAGATGGATTTTCATtttgctgatgatgatgatcagTATCCGATAAAACAAGCCGATGGGCACGATCGTATAAGAGGACACCTCCAACAGGTCTATGATGATTGGAAGAAGAATACGCCCCGTCATCTGTTGAGGAAGTTAGGTGGAACTGAATGGGGACAGACTGTAGCGTGGTTTAAAGATGCAGAGATAACTGGAAAGTACATAGACATCCAAGTAAGATACTGCTCACTTTGTCTATTTTGGTGTATATAATCGAATGTGATGCGTCGATATCCCATTCATATCGACGCATTATTCACTGGGATGCGTCGATATCCCATTCATATCGATGCATTATAATCAATTGGTCCTTACTAATATGAGTTTCTACCTATTTTGTCTGTGTTACAGCTCGTAAATGCATTTTTGTGGTTATTGAACTAAAAAAAAACTGATCAGACGCCGGACTGGACTGCCATCGACTCAAATTTCTTTGGATTCATGGAAATGGCAAATTTGACCAAGAACTACGAAAAACCCAAAAAATGGGAACACGCCAAGTTGTTTGTAGAGCGAATCAATGGGATGAAAGAATTTCGAACTCGCCCATGGTATGAGGTTAAACATGTGCTAATACTTATCAACTACAAAGGAAAACACTGGCTACTTGGGGTGTTCTATGTGGAAGAGATGAGGATGGAATTCTATGATAGTTTAAtaagggtcaaaaacccctatctttgggtacggttttaggacggtttttagcattatttcatgaataagcaaGCAATTCTCGTATTTATAtgtttttgtgtgagttagttagaaattggaaatgttttatttacttttcgttgtttaggctcgttttctgatcaatttaggcaaatatggccaaaatggcatgtatgttataattccattatcttttatagctaattgatctgccaaaagtcgcaccaaacggagcgtttgctcaaaatgagcgattgccgggtcaatttagccttgggactaatgctatttggagttttcgtgcatgcgcagggataagttcgggcgaaaaacacaTTTTGGGACATCCAGCGACCGCACAGAGACGTGCCGGGCAAAACCACTCGgcgaactggcctatttaggccagctcgcgatgagctggccttcgtaggccagctcaCGATGAgctggcctccaggggcctgctcgagCGAGCTGGAGGCTAGCTCGCAGCGAGCAGGCCTGCaagggccagctcgccgagctgctcggcgatctgacctgcgggaatcagttAAAAAACTGATTCCCGGCTCCACGAAGCCAcgatcggccccacgacttcccacctgcaaaaggaaacaagttaggtcagaaagagggcccgaaccgcatctataaataggacttttcaattgtaaattagacatctttcattattgtaattttcttagctttcccccttgagaaatcctctccacctcctccatcttcaccaaactccattgaagaagctccgaagctccgcatctctaccgaggattattcaaggtccgtccttaagacttAGGAGgccggctgcagggtagacaggttccctgaaagggattttcttatcGCCTTTTATCTTACCatgtttgtaccctttgatacagtttatgaatccaggctaattgtatcctgtgacattgttcttcgcctttaataatatcttagctcttattttgttctatgattcatttatttaatctctgtcttacgctttattcaattggtttaactcattcaaaagccccaaaatctagtacgcacatattgcgagctgaatctgacctagtcagagcctaggagattgacgacctcttagttgattaagcccaaattgctgagccttagacctagtttcggccttacaagggaatcacgcactagagacttcaggagggtaagtagggttaatcgccttgaatacaagtgacttagattaggtttttaatctattgacctaataacctaacttcattattatcgttcataccatgttccttcggggaattgcattagtgaaagatcacctaggagtagtttaacttaattaggagtagtttaacttaattaggagtagaataacttaattagattagataacttagctaggaatagcataattcaactaggagtagattaacttaaacaaacaaactcaaaacccacacagcctagataacacttgagaccaagtagctcgatacttgcagaaatatatcctgtggacgatacctagacttttccagaattttattacttgataacgacggggtacacttatcccttagatcGGCCTCAGCGGCGGGAACCGAACTCATAAACTGCTGAGGccctatcaagtttttggcgaagaacaatgtcacaggatacaattagcctggattcataaactgtatcaaagggtacaaacatGGTAAGATAAAAGGCgataagaaaatccctttcagggaacctgtctaccctacAGCCGGCCTcttaggtcttaaggacggaccttgaataatcctcggtagagatgcggagcttcggagcttcttcaatggaggttggtgaagatggaagaggtggagaggatttctcaaaggggaaagctaagaaaattacaataatgaaagatgtctaatttacaattgaaaagtcctatttatagatgtggttcgggccctctttctgacctaacttgtttccttttgcaggtgggaagtcgtggggccgatcgtggcttcgtggggccAGGAATCAATTTTTTGActaattcccgcaggtcagcttgCCGAGCTGCTCGGCAAGCTGGCCTctagctcgcccgagcaggcccctggaggcctgctcggtgagctggcctacgaaggccagctcACCGCGAGTTGGCCGTGccagctcgccgcgagctggcctaaataggccagttcgacgAGCGGTTTTGCCCGGTACGCCTCTGCGCGGTCGCTGGATGTCCCAAAAtgtgtttttcgcccgaacttatccatgcacatgcacgaaaactccaaatagcattagccccaaggctaaattgacccgccaatggCTTATTTTGAacaaacgctccgtttggtgcgacttttggcggatcaattagctataaaagatagtggaattataacatacatgccattttggccatatttgcctaaattgattagaaaacgagcctaagcaacgaaaagtaaataaaacatttccaatttctaactaactcacacaaaagcatataaatgcgagaattgctcgcttattcatgaaataacgctaaaaaccgtcctaaaaccgtacccaaagataggggttgttgacccctatcaaacctccttgtacttaaaactttacttgtccccaagtaaactaaaaactaaacccgcaatcacaagcaagttAGGAAACCTCCTGgatgactaggtgcttgacacaatttcgagcatctgtaattacatgcattcgtaaatacaaagtagagacatgatatccaaaagccgcatttcaattatcataggtcatatgtttaagaaaaaggacacatgttcaattaaacgagcttaaggggatagctaaataaaacacctcaccataggtagttcactcaattcacacaattttggtggctaaagtgtttactctcagcttatgttcttgcttaggattatattgattttgcacgttcatccgagttcctttactatgctatatgactccgatgatatcaaaaacagcctcgaattggggttctaatgtggttagagggttaaagttATAACAAGGGTTaagagttctagcgctagaaaaacaaagtttaaaatggctttagcaaattgtgaagtgattgagctttttatttacatatatttttttctgagacattctaattttaagaactgggataTTGGCTATGGTATTTATAAACCGCTGAGGCCCCGTCAAGTTAAACCCGTCaagtttttcgcccgaacttatccctgcgcatgcacgaaaactccaaatagcattagtcccaaggctaaattgacccgccaatcgctcatatATACCTGTTCATAAATACACTTGTTATATAtgattctttttgtgaatatccttgtttatatcatttatacttgttcatgCTTATGCTTACACTTGTTCATACATAGGCTCATACTTGTACATACTTGTTTGTACCATGTACTTGCTTACACCAGTCTATATCTGTCAATATAAACCAATAAGAATATTTGTGTAAAATTGTGTGATCTTGTATGATAGCACTGTAAAATGCACTAGATTTTTATACTTTCTTTCCATAGGGAAAATttctgctttcatttatttcttgtatttatttcttctcagcATATGCCTACGCGATCAGCGggaataccgtgtgtccctcttaaccttgaacttgaacgtactctttgtaggagcAAACAGATTGGAACTATCAAGCCAGACGAGATCATTGAATCTATCAAGATGGCCGAAACCAACAACAACCGAAATACCGAGAACACCGGACCGGAAACTGACACTCGTTTGATGAGTGAGATTTTAGCGCCACACCGACACCAGCACCTGTCCGGCATTGCTGCCCCGAATATCTCAACcaacacatacgaaatcaagtcaggcataattcacttgattcaaCAAACTGGACTGTTTGGAGGGGAAACACATGAGAGCCcaaatgatcatctggatcgtttcctaatgtgcgcagacactgcgaGAAAAAATTGGGTTCCCCAAGATACCGCtaggctgaagttgttcccattttctctaactgggcaagctttggaatggctaagaacactggagcccgggTCAATCACAacttgggcaggattggagaaggagttcttgtcctactactttcctccccCAAAGACAGcgatgctcaggggtgagattacctcattccaccaacccgagcacgaagcgctccacacatcttggacccgattcagaaaaatgctacgcatgtgccctcatcatgacatacctaaGCATCAATTGGTAAGTGTCTTCTATCACGGTCTAACACCCACTAATAGAGCTACTGTAGACTctgca
The window above is part of the Euphorbia lathyris chromosome 3, ddEupLath1.1, whole genome shotgun sequence genome. Proteins encoded here:
- the LOC136223274 gene encoding cytokinin riboside 5'-monophosphate phosphoribohydrolase LOG1, which encodes MEDKQSKFKRICVFCGSSPGNKTTYKDAAIQLGNELVRRNIDLVYGGGSVGLMGLISQAVFDGGRHVIGVIPKTLMPREITGETVGEVKAVADMHQRKAEMARNSDAFIALPGGYGTLEELLEVITWAQLGIHDKPVGLLNVDGYYNSLLSFIDKAVEEAFISPSARHIILSAPTPKDLVKKMEEYYPRHEIVAPKLSWEIEQLGYSPKCEISR